The following coding sequences are from one Phycisphaeraceae bacterium window:
- a CDS encoding recombinase family protein: protein MSKRPADSTPAKTVRCAIYTRKSSEEGLEQNFNSLDAQREASESFIASQKAEGWLCLPTRYDDGGFTGGNIDRPAVQRLLADIDAGLIDCVVVYKVDRLSRSLLDFARMMEQFERHGVSFVSVTQAFNTRDSMGRLMLNVLLSFAQFEREIISERTRDKIAATKRKGMWSGGQPILGYDIDRLPGGNRLMVNDAEAERVRRIFALYLECGSVLKTMRRLDEMGWKNKAWTTKAGASKGGSGFEPPQLLALLTNVAYLGKVKQKGDAFDGLHEAIVDERLFSQVAAMMKAYRSANGRGSSNKHGAGRAEWASIFKRDLHPASRWRAPRRRPQRHPQVAQRCRSRGSWRSQPRWPALSISPDSSTRR, encoded by the coding sequence ATGAGCAAGAGACCAGCCGACTCAACGCCCGCGAAGACCGTGCGCTGCGCGATCTACACGCGCAAGTCGAGCGAGGAAGGCCTCGAGCAGAACTTCAACTCGCTCGATGCGCAGCGCGAGGCGTCCGAGTCCTTCATCGCGAGCCAGAAGGCCGAGGGCTGGTTGTGCCTGCCCACGCGCTATGACGACGGCGGGTTCACTGGCGGCAACATCGACCGCCCTGCGGTGCAGCGACTGCTCGCCGACATCGATGCCGGGTTGATCGACTGCGTCGTCGTCTACAAAGTCGATCGCCTCAGCCGATCGCTTCTCGACTTCGCGCGCATGATGGAGCAGTTCGAGCGGCACGGCGTCTCGTTCGTATCGGTGACGCAGGCTTTCAACACCCGCGACTCGATGGGGCGCCTGATGCTAAATGTCCTGCTCTCGTTCGCCCAGTTCGAGCGCGAGATCATCTCCGAGCGCACGCGGGACAAGATCGCCGCGACGAAGCGCAAGGGCATGTGGAGCGGCGGGCAACCGATCCTCGGCTACGACATCGATCGACTGCCGGGCGGCAACCGGCTCATGGTGAACGATGCCGAAGCAGAGCGCGTGCGTCGAATCTTCGCGCTCTACCTCGAGTGCGGCTCCGTGCTCAAGACCATGCGACGGCTCGACGAGATGGGCTGGAAGAACAAGGCTTGGACGACGAAGGCTGGCGCCTCGAAGGGCGGAAGCGGATTCGAACCACCGCAGCTCCTGGCGCTACTCACGAATGTCGCCTACCTCGGGAAGGTGAAGCAGAAGGGCGATGCATTCGACGGCCTTCACGAGGCGATCGTGGACGAGAGGCTGTTCAGCCAAGTGGCAGCGATGATGAAGGCCTATCGCAGCGCCAACGGGCGCGGCAGCAGCAACAAGCACGGCGCGGGGCGAGCGGAATGGGCTTCGATATTCAAGCGTGACTTGCACCCGGCTTCGCGATGGCGCGCGCCACGCCGACGGCCGCAGCGGCACCCGCAAGTGGCCCAACGATGTAGATCCAGAGGAAGCTGGCGCTCCCAGCCACGATGGCCGGCGCTATCGATCTCGCCGGATTCATCGACGCGCCGCTGA
- a CDS encoding DUF2924 domain-containing protein, which yields MSTTETIPKQIAALERMTVGQLQKQYTEVFGEPARSGNKQWLFRRVAWRIQALAEGDLAARAVERSRALARELARDADLRLRPPPSPPPTLAHGAVTAPITVHRDDRVPPPGSLLTRRFKGRDFKVTVLPNGFEYEGEIYRSLSAVAHAITGSHWNGLLFFGLTKSKVGAHA from the coding sequence ATGAGCACCACCGAGACGATTCCCAAGCAGATCGCCGCCCTCGAGCGCATGACCGTCGGGCAGCTCCAGAAGCAATACACCGAGGTCTTCGGCGAGCCCGCCCGCTCGGGCAACAAGCAGTGGCTCTTTCGCCGCGTGGCGTGGCGGATTCAAGCGCTCGCGGAGGGCGACCTCGCGGCGAGGGCGGTCGAGCGCTCGCGAGCGCTGGCCCGCGAGTTGGCTCGTGACGCCGATCTGCGCCTTCGTCCCCCACCATCGCCGCCGCCGACGCTGGCCCACGGTGCGGTCACCGCGCCGATCACAGTCCATCGCGACGATCGAGTGCCGCCACCGGGCTCGCTGCTCACGCGCCGCTTCAAGGGTCGCGACTTCAAGGTCACCGTCCTGCCCAACGGATTCGAGTACGAAGGCGAGATCTACCGCTCGCTGAGCGCCGTGGCCCACGCGATCACCGGCTCGCACTGGAACGGCCTGCTTTTCTTCGGGCTCACCAAGTCGAAGGTCGGAGCGCACGCATGA
- a CDS encoding efflux RND transporter periplasmic adaptor subunit has protein sequence MVRSRAALAAGALALATAAILIPVYAHEGHGKPTGATFDPNAPKKVTEATAFAIGLKTAEVDFGNVEDVVRLTGMVRAQPGALAGVSATYAGVVRSIAVQPGDRVRKGDLISEVESPELARALFEVRRLESEAERLSAEQRRATSQIASIEIEAPASEQSAALAEAEVDRLVSAGESVSANLLAQRRGEAIRLRTDASLRKVSLEQARTDAESLRRQIEATRASVEALRATLPAGAGTDASGVIRLLAPLDGVVVSRTAVIGDGVGAGSPIVSIGDFSRVQIEGELPEGLLSRVEAAPNAKVRVRRGVAAASEVVAEGVVRFLSPVIDASKRTAHVIIDVDNPQGLLRQGQFVDLSVVLSTNDGAVVVPASAVVKEGPMQYVFVREGKGENEVFKKRDVAVGVRDDRVIEIVKGLVPGDVVAVSGAFSLSQLRGFVPGAPEPVAEPAKSGDGHGHSH, from the coding sequence ATGGTCCGCTCACGCGCGGCCCTGGCAGCGGGCGCACTGGCGCTCGCGACCGCGGCCATCCTGATTCCTGTGTACGCGCACGAAGGTCACGGCAAGCCCACGGGCGCGACGTTTGACCCTAACGCCCCCAAGAAGGTCACCGAAGCGACCGCGTTCGCCATCGGGCTCAAGACCGCCGAGGTGGACTTTGGCAACGTCGAGGACGTCGTCCGTCTCACGGGCATGGTCCGCGCCCAGCCCGGGGCGCTTGCCGGTGTCTCAGCCACCTACGCGGGCGTGGTCCGCTCGATCGCGGTGCAACCCGGCGACCGTGTGCGCAAGGGTGATCTGATCTCTGAGGTCGAGTCACCGGAACTGGCCCGGGCCTTGTTTGAGGTCCGGCGGCTGGAGTCGGAGGCCGAGCGCCTTAGCGCCGAGCAAAGGCGGGCGACGTCGCAGATCGCGTCGATCGAGATCGAGGCTCCTGCGTCCGAACAGAGCGCGGCGCTCGCCGAAGCGGAGGTCGATCGGTTGGTGTCCGCCGGCGAGAGCGTGTCGGCGAACCTGCTGGCGCAGCGTAGGGGCGAGGCGATCCGTCTCCGCACCGACGCGTCGCTCCGCAAGGTCTCCCTCGAACAGGCAAGGACCGACGCCGAGTCCTTACGTCGTCAGATCGAGGCCACGCGGGCGTCCGTCGAGGCCCTCCGCGCGACGCTCCCTGCTGGAGCGGGCACTGACGCGTCGGGTGTTATCCGCCTCCTCGCGCCGTTAGACGGCGTGGTCGTGAGCCGAACGGCAGTGATCGGTGACGGCGTCGGCGCTGGAAGTCCCATCGTGAGCATCGGTGACTTCTCGCGGGTGCAGATCGAGGGAGAACTGCCCGAAGGCCTGCTCTCGCGGGTGGAAGCAGCGCCGAACGCAAAGGTACGGGTCCGCAGAGGTGTGGCGGCCGCGAGCGAGGTTGTTGCCGAAGGGGTTGTTCGGTTCCTCAGCCCCGTGATCGATGCGTCCAAGCGCACCGCGCACGTCATCATCGACGTTGATAACCCGCAGGGGCTGCTGCGACAAGGACAGTTCGTAGACCTGAGCGTGGTTCTTTCGACAAACGACGGCGCAGTTGTGGTGCCTGCGTCGGCGGTCGTGAAGGAAGGCCCGATGCAGTACGTGTTCGTGCGCGAGGGCAAGGGCGAGAATGAGGTCTTCAAGAAACGCGACGTCGCCGTCGGCGTGCGTGATGACCGGGTCATCGAGATTGTCAAGGGTCTCGTGCCCGGCGATGTCGTGGCCGTTAGCGGCGCGTTCAGCCTGTCGCAGCTCCGTGGATTCGTGCCCGGCGCTCCCGAACCCGTCGCTGAGCCTGCCAAGTCTGGTGACGGCCACGGCCACTCGCACTGA